In the Bacteroidia bacterium genome, TAACATGACTGTTATGTTTGGTGGTTTTGGACTTTGTGGTATTCCTGAAAATGTTATAAGAGTTCTTGCAAAAACTCAGATTAAAAACCTTGTTTGTATTTCTAATAATTGCGGTGTAGATGATTTTGGATTGGGCTTTTTGTTAAAAAATAAGCAGATTCGAAAAATGGTAGCATCGTATGTTGGTGAAAACGCTGAATTTGAAAGACAAATGCTATCTGGTGAACTTGAAGTTGAGCTTAATCCACAAGGAACTTTAGCTGAACGAATAAGAGCAGGTGGTGCTGGTATTCCTGCATTTTTTGTGCCTGCCGGTTATGGTACCGAAGTTGCAATAGGTAAAGAAGAACGCGAATTCAATGGAAAAATGCATATTCTGGAACATGCACTGACTGCCGATTTTGCTATTGTTAAGGCATGGAAAGGCGATACTCATGGAAATTTAATTTACAGATATACCGCCTCAAATTTTAATAATATGATGGCAATGGCTGGAAAGATAACAATTGCAGAAGTTGAAGAGCTTGTTCCTGCTGGCGAATTAGATCCAAATTTTATTCATACTCCAGGAATTTTTGTTCAAAGAATTTTTCAGGGAGTGGATTATGAAAAACGTATTGAACAAGTGACTACATCAAATCCCAAAACTCAATAAACAAATTCCAAAATTCAAATCCTAATTCGAAAATCCTTAATCTTAAATTAAAATGGGCTTAGATAAAAATCAAATAGCAAAACGTATAGCACAGGAATTAAAAGACGGATATTATGTAAATCTTGGTATTGGAATTCCAACATTAGTTGCTAATTATGTTCCCGAAAATATTGAAGTAACACTGCAATCTGAGAATGGATTGTTAGGAATTGGTCCTTTTCCAACTCCTGATAATGTGCAGGCAGATCTTATCAATGCAGGAAAACAAACTGTAACATATGTTGACGGTGCTTCATTTTTCGATTCTGCAACCAGCTTTGCAATGATTCGCGGCGGACATGTTGACTTAACAATTCTTGGCGCTTTTGAAGTTTCAGAAGAAGGTGATATTGCAAGTTGGAAAGTTCCCGGAAAACTTGTTAAAGGAATGGGTGGGGCAATGGATTTAGTAGCTTCGGCAAAAAATATTATTGTTGCAATGCAGCATTCAAACAAAGGGCAATCAAAAATTTTGAAAAAATGTACCTTGCCATTAACAGGAGTTAAATGTGTAAAAAGAATAGTAACAGATTTAGCTGTTATGGATGTTACTCCAGATGGATTTAAATTATTAGAAAGAGCGCCGGGTGTTACAGTTAATGAAATTATAGCTGCAACAGAAGGGAAATTAATTGTTGAAGGAGAAATACCAGAAATGAAACTATAGTCTTTTTCATTTTGTTAAATGAAAAAACATGAAAAATAAAATATTCTTTTTTGTTGGATTTTTATTAATTATTCTGGTATTTACCAGCTGTAACAATAAGAAAGAATATAAATTTGCAACTACATCAAAAGGTACTTCTTATAATGAGGTTGGAGGATTAATTACCGAGCTTATTAACAAAAATGATAATATTAATTTTACAATGTTAGAGGGGAGTGAGCTTGGTTCTTTTGTAAATTGTAAAAAAATATATCGCAACGAAGTTGATTTTGCTATAGCACAAAATGACACAAAGGTATCCGGATTTCTTGATGGTGAAGGTTCTGTTGTTGATTCAAAAATAAGAACTGTTATTCCTCTTTATCCTGAAATTTTGTTCGTTGTTTATGCTGACACAATAGTTGCAAATGATATAAAAGAACTTGTGACCGGAAGACGTATAGGTGTTGGACCTTTTAACAGTGGAACACATCGTTTTTTTGAAGCATATTTAAAACATTGCGGAGTTGATTCCTCAGCATATAAATTTGTTCATACTTCATGGGCAGAAAATATTGTGTCAGATAAAATTGATATTAGTGTGAATGTTGGAGGTTACAATGCATCTGCTGTTGTGGAAATGCTTAATTCAAGAAAGTGCAAAATTTTCAGTCTTGGCGATTATCGTTTGTATGGAAAAGGTTCTCCTGTAGAAGGCTTTTGCATGAATTACACAACCGCACGACCTTTTATTATTCCAATGCAGACTTATTCCTATGGTCCGAAGGAGCCTGTTCTGACACTTGCCGTAGATGCTGTTTTGCTTTGTAACAAAGATGTTGATGCCAATGATGTTTATACAATTGTTGATGAGTTAATTAAAAACTCAAAAATATTAGTAGATAAAAACCCTTTGCTTTCTTCAATTAACTCAAAGTTTGATCAGGGGACATTGAATTTTCCTTTGCACGATGGCACTATTCGTTATCTTGAGCGTGACGAACCTTCTTTTATTGAGAAGCATATTGATATAATAGCATTTTTAACAACTATATTGATGGCTGGTTCAGGGGTATTACTTGCCTTTTTAAGAAAAATAAAAGCAGCTAAAAAGGATAGGATTGATGAATACTATGAGAAAGTCTTAACAATAGAAAAAGAAATGAGTAATATTAATTCTGTTGCAGAAATAAAATTATCATTAAATCGTCTTCATTTAATTAAACAGGATGCATTTAAGGCATTAATTGAAGAAAAACTTTTAGCAAATGAAAGTTTTAATATTTTTCTTGGCTTAACAGATACCATAATTACACGGCTTGAGAAAAAGTTGGAAGAATTATAGAATTTTTATTCTTTGTTGGCTGCCTATTTCTGTATTGTTCGTTTATTCTACTAATAATAGGACTAATTTAAGTTATCAATTCTGACAAACAGCATTTTATAACAAAATATTATTATATTCGTATAATTTTTTTCATAAAAGCAAAAAATATGAAACACAGTGCCTTTTCAAAAATTATTGGAATAATATTACTTTCATTTATAGTATTATTATTTACCCAGTCAACCTCTGATCCTTCATTAAACGACGGAAGTTATTATCAACTGGATCTGAGCGATAATTCTACATATTCTGTAGATTGCTATGATGAGTTAAGTGATGAAAAGTGGGTAGTTAAAAATAGCTGTTGTACACTAACAACATCCATTATTAATATGCCCGGAGAGGCAGGAGTTGATCCGGATATGGATGTTCCTTTTAATGCAACAATTTCAGGTTCTGGTAATTTAGAGGATCCAGATAAGGTTGTAATTGAATATTCTATTGGTTCAGACTGGGTGCAGGTTGCAGAAATTATTGGAACTGAAATTCCAACAGGTCATACATCTTCTGGTTTTAGAGCAGAAAACATTCCTGCCGGAGCAGACATACAATTTAGAATAATATTTTGTACAAATCAAAATAGTGAAAAAATAACACTTATTTCAAAAAACGAGCATGGTCATGGTATAGAAGATGAGACATTAATGATTGGAACACCGTTTTTTGCAGGAAGTAATGTGGCATATAAACCGGGAAATTTACCTGTAACACTGGTCACATTTTATGGCTTGGTCGAGAATAATAAAATTAATTTGTTTTGGGAAACAATGGCTGAAATTAATAATTCTCATTTTGAACTTGAGAGAAGTACAGATGGTGAAAATTTTAAAACTGTAACAATCGTTCAGGGTTCAGGAAACAGTAATAATAAAATTAGTTATAACGCTACAGATTATGAGCCATTAAAAGGTACATCGTATTATCGCCTTAAACAGGTTGATTATGATGGGAAGTTTGCTTATTCAAATCTTATTGCGGTAAGTACTGTTACCTCTGAGAGTTCGTGTAATCTTGTAGTGAAGCCTAATCCATGTATTGGAAAATGCTTTGTTTATCTTGAGGATTGTGCTGAACAAAATGGAAATAAAATGACATTTTCAATGTATGATGCACTTGGTAATGTTGTGAATACGCAAACAGAACTTGTTGAAGAAGGCAAATCGATGTTTGCAATTGATGTAAACAGTTCTATGAAGTCCGGAGTATATATAGTAAGGGGTAGGTCGGGAAATAAAAACATTGAAAATAAAGCCGTAATAACAAATTAGAAAATGAAAACAATATATTTTATTTTATTCTGCGTCATTTGTTTTGTTGGTTGCAATACCGAATCAGAAAAACAAGTAGATGAGCAGTCGGGTTCCGATAAAAATCAAATGCTTGGACCAAATGAAGCGCTTTTGTACTCTGTTCCTGCTCCAACTGTTGTTTCTGCATTATTAAAAACATATGGCAACAACGTGTACGATAGCAAGCTGTTAGACGATACAAAATCAATTGAACCGCAGATAGGTATTAGTTCGGGACAGACTTTAAAGCTTGGTGTTTATATTATTGATTTTAACTATAGTTATATTTTTGATCAGAGGCAATTGTCTTTAAATTATCTTTCAAAAATGGAAAAGATAATGATTAATTTAAATATGCAAAGTCCAGAAATACACTTAGCACTTGTTCGTTTGCGCGAAAACATTAACAACTCCGATTCGGTAAAAGAAATAGTTAATGACTACCAGACCAAATTGGGTAATTATTATATTGATGAAGATATGGAACCGCTTGGATTATATGTTCTTTCCGGGATGTATGTCGAGGGACTTTATTTAACTCTGGGTAGTTATAAGAATATTATTAAATCCAAACCAAGCATAAATCTTCACGATGACAGGTTTGCACAATTATTACTACAGGAAGAAACTCAATTGAACAATTTGTTAGATTTATGGAAAGATAAAAACGATCCTGAATCTTCAAAAATTATTGATAAGTTAACAACGTTAAAAACTTCTTTTGATACATTAAAGATTAGTTATGCTACTCACCCCAAAACCAATAAAATTGTACGTATAAATTTTGACAGATCAAAATTAGATTCTATGACTGGAGCGATTGAAAAAATAAGAAAAGAAGTAACAAATAATTAAAAAAAGATGAGGTTAGTTTTTATATGTTAAATACTTATATATAACCATAAAATGAAAATTGTTGTACTTTCTCTGGAGAAGAAATTTACAACTACTCTTTCAATTCCCACTTAATTTCAATTTCCCAGTTTGAGCGTAGGTTAATTTCTTCGGGATAAAAATAAAATTTTTCTGGCTGTGTATGTTCCAGATAACAACCTGTATCCCATTTTCCGTTTTTATTTGAGTCGACAAATACTCTTAATTTATATTTGCCAGGATTAAGCCTGTCTAGTTTTTTAATTAACGGAAGTTGTCCTTTCCACTCGGCAAATACTGATTCTTTTGAATCTATTAATTGAAAAACATATGAATTTACTGGTCCTGTGGCTTCAAACTTAATGGTACTATAATAATCAGCTGAAGCAGATTTAAATGTTCTAACAATAGTATCGCATGCAAGACCATAAACATCTTTAATTTTATTTTTATTAAAACTAAAACGATAGTTCATTTCATCTTTCCATTTGTAACTTAAATAATAAATCGAGGAAGAAAGACTATCAATTAAAATTTGAGGATTAACCTTATAAAAAACAGTATCTTTAGATTCTTCTAAAATTATTTTATCTGTTGTTAATTGTAACACAGGATTAGAGAATTTTAATCTTGGGCTTTCATTATAGCTTATTTGCTGATTGTTTTGAAGAGTAGTTAAAATACTTGGTTTTTTAAGAATACTTGGTTTTTTAGTGTTTTCGTTATAAACAAAGGTCACCGTATCAATTGCTTTGTATAGCTGATTTACACTGTCTTTTTTAAAATATGTTATTTTAAATTTAAGGCTGTCTTTGCTATAATCTACCGAATCGATAATCCAAATTGTAAGTGAATCGAGACGGCTGTTTTTGTCAACAATATATTTGTTAGTTGTTATTGGGTCTACTGTTAAATTTTTAAATCCTTTTCTATTAAAATAAATCTGGCATTTATTTTTTTCCGGTCGCCCTGTTTTTTTTATGAACTGTTTGACACGATCTTCCTCAAACGAATAAAAAATCAAATTTGATGGACTGTATTCGGTTCTTACAAATGTAACAATTGAGTCTTCTTTTATGGTGTCTGTGAGAGTTTTGTTTATTGCATCAGGCACAATTAATGTGTCTGAAAAAGCTATTCTTTCGTTTGGTAAATCGAACAATAAGTTACTGTTGGCATCTTTTAAGCCAAATATTTTGTATTTCCCGCTTCTTAAATTTTCTAAATTAAATATTCCGCTTGCATTTGTTTTTCCAATATAAAACGGAGGATTTTTTAAGGGAACAGAATCAAAAGTCTCATTATATAACAAAATAAACATTCCGACTTCCGGTTTATGGGTATAAGATTCAAGAACTTTTCCTGAAACTTTTAGTGAATCAATATACGGTCCTGTAGAAAAACAAAAATGAAAATTATCAATCGAATTATTTTCGTTTAAGTCGGCAATTGCATCTGAAAAGTTAAGGTTGTAGGTTGTGTTAGGAATCAAACTATCTTCAAAAGTAATAATTACAGATTTTGTTTTACAGATAATCTTTGGTTTTTCTTTCATGGGTGGAGAAACCACTAATTTCTCCTGTATTGATTTTAGCTGAACAAACTCGTCAAAATCAAGATATATTTTTTTCTCTGTAAAGTTTATTGATTGATTTAAAGGAGTGCTTTTTATTAGTACAGGGGGCTTTTCATCTCTTGGTCCGCCCTCTAAAGCAGACTGACTCGCACAGGAGTATAGTAATCCTATAAACGCTGATAATATTGAGATTAAAAGAAATAGATTCTTCATTTATTATTGTTTCGCTGCAAAAATACAAAAATAACAACTTATCTTTTGGTAAAAAGGTGCATTAGGTTTTATTAACTTCAATTCAAAAATAAATTAACTTTGAAAAATAAAATTTTAAAGCATGACAACATTGTATATTAACTGGAATCCATCTCCCGAAATGTTTAATATTGGCGGATTTGCTGTTCGTTGGTATGGTTTATTATTTGCTGCCGGATTCTTTTTTGGCTATATAATAATGCAGAGAATTTTTAAAAAAGAAAATATTCCTGCAAAAGTTCTTGACAGATTAACGATTTATATGTTGTTGGGAACTGTAATAGGTGCTCGACTGGGACATTGTCTTTTTTATGAACCGGAATATTATTTTGCAAATCCATGGGAAATATTAAATATCAGGCAAGGTGGATTAGCAAGTCATGGTGCAGCGATTGGTATATTAGCTTCTTTAGCTTTGTTTTCATATCTACAGAAAAGAAGCTATGCCTGGATAGTTGACAGAATAGTAATCGTAGTAGCTCTTTCAGGCTTTTTTATACGTAGTGGAAATTTACTTAATTCAGAAATTATAGGTTCGCCAACAACTGTTTCATGGGCATTTATTTTTCCTCAAGTTGATTTGATTCCGCGTCACCCAACACAGGTATATGAATTGCTTGCTTATTTGCTGATATTTATACTATTGCTCTGGCTGTTTTTTAAGAAGAATGCAGGAACGAAACCTTTTTTGCTTACCGGACTATTTATGGTATTGGTTTTTGGATTCCGCTTTTTTGTTGAGTTTTACAAAGACGTGCAAGTTGATTTCGAAAAATCAATGACTTTAAATATGGGTCAATGGTTAAGTATTCCAGTTATTGTTTTGGGAATCATTCTTATAGCGTTTTCACTAAAGAAAGCAAAAAGTTAAATTTTTACTAAAAAGTAACTTTTATAGTAATAAATTTGGCTGTTTCGCTAATACTGCTATTTTTGTTGTCTGAACTACCAAAAAAATCAACTGTTTTGAAGAGATTACACGCAATTCTTTTTTTAATTTTTTTTACTGTTAATTTTTATGCGTTTTCTCAATCTTCGCCAAATGTAATTAAAGAAGTTCCCGATACAAATAGTGTTGGTCCACAGGAAGATGATGAGCTCGATCCGGTAGATGCCGTAACAGCAACCAACGAGTATTTTAAAATTATTAAGGATAATAATTTAGATGTTCCTGCATATAATCAGTACTTTTTTTGGGATACTTTAGATATTCATCCCTATCAGTCCAAGATGAATAAATTTACAGAAACAAGAATTTTATCGCTTTTAGATAGTAATTCGGTTTTTGCAATGCCAATGAATCGTAAACCCATAAATTCAAATTTTGGATGGAGAAAATGGAAATATCATTATGGAATTGATTTAGGGTTAAATGTTGGCGATAGTATTGTTTCGACATTTGATGGAATGGTTCGAGTTGTTAGAAAGAGTAAATCGTATGGTAATGTTGTTGTTATAAGGCATAATAATGGACTTGAAACTCTTTATGCTCATCTTTCAAAAGCATTAGTAAAACCAAATCAGGAGGTAAGAGCCGGGGAACTTATTGCACTTGGAGGAAACACAGGACATTCAACAGGACCACATTTACATTTTGAAATCAGATATCTGGGAGGCCCGATTAACCCTAGTGAAATAATTGATTTTAATAATTTTACTCTTGTAAGCGATACTTTAATTGTAGATCGTTGTCGTTTCGAATATCTTGACGATGTTCAAAAAGCCAGATATTATACTATTAGAAAAGGTGATACACTTGGAAGAATAGCAAAAAGAAACGGAGTATCTATTTCCAGATTATGTAAACTTAATGGAATTACAAGAAAAACGACTTTACGAATTGGTCGCCGTTTGAGATATACATAATTTTTAACTTTTGTTCAGACAATGAATTTTTTCGGCAAACGTTTTAAATTAACTTTGTAGCAAAATTGTGCAGAATATGGACGAGTTAAATACAACTGGCGCGCCACGCAAAAAAATGGATCTTGTTTATTTTATTGTGATACTTATTTTATTGGTATCCAATGGGTTTTTTGCATATAAGTTTTACACTATGCGAAAAGAAAAAGTTTTTGTTGAGGTAGAACTAAAAGATACAGGTGCAGAAAAAGCCAATCTTGAAAAAGAATTCAACGATATGCTTGCTCAATATGATGCATTAAAAACTGATAACTCTAAAATATCAAGTGAGCTAGAAGAGGAGAAAACAAAGATTAAAGAAATGCTTGATGAGATTAAAAATTTAAAATCTGCAAATTATTATCAAATCAGTCAGTATAAAAAGGAATTGGGAACACTTCGTGAAATTATGCGAAGCTATATTGTTCAAATCGATTCACTAAATACAAGAAATAAATTACTGGTTGAAGAAAACAAACAGGTTAAAACCGACTTTCAGAAAGTAAAATCCGAAAAAGAAACTCTTCAGGTTAAAACCGATGATTTGTCACAGAAAGTAGATGTTGCTTCTGCGTTAAGAGCTATAAGTATTTCGCCATTGCCTGTAAACGAAAAAGGGAAAGAAGTAACAAAAGCCAAAAAAGTTACAAGAATAAAAGTTTGTTTTACCCTTACAGAAAATGCAATTGCAAAATCGGGAAACAGAATAGTTTATTTAAGAATTGCTCGTCCCGACAAAGAAATTTTACCAAATACCGAAGGTGGAATGTTTGATTATGAGGGAAATCAAATACTTTATTCTGCAAAAAGAGAAATCGATTATGAGAATAAAGATGTTGATATGTGTATCTTTTGGGCAAATACAGGCGATTTAACTGAAGGTGTTTACACAGTTGATCTTTTTAGCGAAGGCAAACAAATTGGTACCGCAACTTTTGCGCTTAAATAATTCCAGTTCGATTAATTATTACAGAAATAATTGTCTGGTTTATTCCTTCACACTTAGAATATAACCATTACCGTGTAAGTTTGTAATTTCAACCCGGGCATCATCTTTTAAATATTTTCTGAGCTTTGTTACAAACACATCCATGCTTCGGGTAGTAAAATAGTTGTCGTCGCCCCAGATTGTTTTTAACGCCGTTTCGCGAGGTGTAATATTATTCAGATTTTTACACATTAATTGTAAAAGGCATGACTCTTTTGGCGACAACTTATGGACTTCATTTCCATTTGCCAATGTTCTGAAACGACTGTTGTATATGTAAATTCCAATATTAAATTCTTCCTGTTCGTTATTTTCTTTTTGAACGCAATGCCTTTTTAATATTGCTTTTATTTTTAATAACAATACTTCCGAATCGAATGGTTTTGTAATATAATCATCGGCTCCAAGCGAAAATCCTTTTAATATATCTTCCTTTAATGTTTTAGCGGTCAGAAAGAATAGCGGAATTGTTTCGTTTACTAATCTTATTTCTCGAGCCACTGCATAACCGTCAAAATTTGGTAACATTACATCAAGTATGCAAATATCGTATTCGTTGTTACGAAAATAATGAATTGCCTTTGCACCATCCTCAAATAAACTTACATGAAATCCCTGTATCTCAAGATAGGATTTAAGAACCATACCAAAGTTCTTGTCATCTTCAACCAGAAATATTTTTTGTTTATTCGTCATTTTTTATTGGTAAACAAAATGTGAATGTGCTGCCAACTCCTTTTTCGCTCTGAACGGTAATGTTTCCTTTAAAAGCTGTTACAACTTCCTTAACATAA is a window encoding:
- a CDS encoding Ig-like domain-containing protein, with protein sequence MKNLFLLISILSAFIGLLYSCASQSALEGGPRDEKPPVLIKSTPLNQSINFTEKKIYLDFDEFVQLKSIQEKLVVSPPMKEKPKIICKTKSVIITFEDSLIPNTTYNLNFSDAIADLNENNSIDNFHFCFSTGPYIDSLKVSGKVLESYTHKPEVGMFILLYNETFDSVPLKNPPFYIGKTNASGIFNLENLRSGKYKIFGLKDANSNLLFDLPNERIAFSDTLIVPDAINKTLTDTIKEDSIVTFVRTEYSPSNLIFYSFEEDRVKQFIKKTGRPEKNKCQIYFNRKGFKNLTVDPITTNKYIVDKNSRLDSLTIWIIDSVDYSKDSLKFKITYFKKDSVNQLYKAIDTVTFVYNENTKKPSILKKPSILTTLQNNQQISYNESPRLKFSNPVLQLTTDKIILEESKDTVFYKVNPQILIDSLSSSIYYLSYKWKDEMNYRFSFNKNKIKDVYGLACDTIVRTFKSASADYYSTIKFEATGPVNSYVFQLIDSKESVFAEWKGQLPLIKKLDRLNPGKYKLRVFVDSNKNGKWDTGCYLEHTQPEKFYFYPEEINLRSNWEIEIKWELKE
- a CDS encoding response regulator transcription factor; the encoded protein is MTNKQKIFLVEDDKNFGMVLKSYLEIQGFHVSLFEDGAKAIHYFRNNEYDICILDVMLPNFDGYAVAREIRLVNETIPLFFLTAKTLKEDILKGFSLGADDYITKPFDSEVLLLKIKAILKRHCVQKENNEQEEFNIGIYIYNSRFRTLANGNEVHKLSPKESCLLQLMCKNLNNITPRETALKTIWGDDNYFTTRSMDVFVTKLRKYLKDDARVEITNLHGNGYILSVKE
- a CDS encoding T9SS type A sorting domain-containing protein, which codes for MKHSAFSKIIGIILLSFIVLLFTQSTSDPSLNDGSYYQLDLSDNSTYSVDCYDELSDEKWVVKNSCCTLTTSIINMPGEAGVDPDMDVPFNATISGSGNLEDPDKVVIEYSIGSDWVQVAEIIGTEIPTGHTSSGFRAENIPAGADIQFRIIFCTNQNSEKITLISKNEHGHGIEDETLMIGTPFFAGSNVAYKPGNLPVTLVTFYGLVENNKINLFWETMAEINNSHFELERSTDGENFKTVTIVQGSGNSNNKISYNATDYEPLKGTSYYRLKQVDYDGKFAYSNLIAVSTVTSESSCNLVVKPNPCIGKCFVYLEDCAEQNGNKMTFSMYDALGNVVNTQTELVEEGKSMFAIDVNSSMKSGVYIVRGRSGNKNIENKAVITN
- a CDS encoding CoA transferase subunit B, with the protein product MGLDKNQIAKRIAQELKDGYYVNLGIGIPTLVANYVPENIEVTLQSENGLLGIGPFPTPDNVQADLINAGKQTVTYVDGASFFDSATSFAMIRGGHVDLTILGAFEVSEEGDIASWKVPGKLVKGMGGAMDLVASAKNIIVAMQHSNKGQSKILKKCTLPLTGVKCVKRIVTDLAVMDVTPDGFKLLERAPGVTVNEIIAATEGKLIVEGEIPEMKL
- a CDS encoding peptidoglycan DD-metalloendopeptidase family protein, with protein sequence MKRLHAILFLIFFTVNFYAFSQSSPNVIKEVPDTNSVGPQEDDELDPVDAVTATNEYFKIIKDNNLDVPAYNQYFFWDTLDIHPYQSKMNKFTETRILSLLDSNSVFAMPMNRKPINSNFGWRKWKYHYGIDLGLNVGDSIVSTFDGMVRVVRKSKSYGNVVVIRHNNGLETLYAHLSKALVKPNQEVRAGELIALGGNTGHSTGPHLHFEIRYLGGPINPSEIIDFNNFTLVSDTLIVDRCRFEYLDDVQKARYYTIRKGDTLGRIAKRNGVSISRLCKLNGITRKTTLRIGRRLRYT
- the lgt gene encoding prolipoprotein diacylglyceryl transferase: MTTLYINWNPSPEMFNIGGFAVRWYGLLFAAGFFFGYIIMQRIFKKENIPAKVLDRLTIYMLLGTVIGARLGHCLFYEPEYYFANPWEILNIRQGGLASHGAAIGILASLALFSYLQKRSYAWIVDRIVIVVALSGFFIRSGNLLNSEIIGSPTTVSWAFIFPQVDLIPRHPTQVYELLAYLLIFILLLWLFFKKNAGTKPFLLTGLFMVLVFGFRFFVEFYKDVQVDFEKSMTLNMGQWLSIPVIVLGIILIAFSLKKAKS
- a CDS encoding CoA transferase subunit A, whose product is MNKVVKNAEEAIKGMTDNMTVMFGGFGLCGIPENVIRVLAKTQIKNLVCISNNCGVDDFGLGFLLKNKQIRKMVASYVGENAEFERQMLSGELEVELNPQGTLAERIRAGGAGIPAFFVPAGYGTEVAIGKEEREFNGKMHILEHALTADFAIVKAWKGDTHGNLIYRYTASNFNNMMAMAGKITIAEVEELVPAGELDPNFIHTPGIFVQRIFQGVDYEKRIEQVTTSNPKTQ
- a CDS encoding TAXI family TRAP transporter solute-binding subunit yields the protein MKNKIFFFVGFLLIILVFTSCNNKKEYKFATTSKGTSYNEVGGLITELINKNDNINFTMLEGSELGSFVNCKKIYRNEVDFAIAQNDTKVSGFLDGEGSVVDSKIRTVIPLYPEILFVVYADTIVANDIKELVTGRRIGVGPFNSGTHRFFEAYLKHCGVDSSAYKFVHTSWAENIVSDKIDISVNVGGYNASAVVEMLNSRKCKIFSLGDYRLYGKGSPVEGFCMNYTTARPFIIPMQTYSYGPKEPVLTLAVDAVLLCNKDVDANDVYTIVDELIKNSKILVDKNPLLSSINSKFDQGTLNFPLHDGTIRYLERDEPSFIEKHIDIIAFLTTILMAGSGVLLAFLRKIKAAKKDRIDEYYEKVLTIEKEMSNINSVAEIKLSLNRLHLIKQDAFKALIEEKLLANESFNIFLGLTDTIITRLEKKLEEL